The Marinilongibacter aquaticus genome has a window encoding:
- the cas5b gene encoding type I-B CRISPR-associated protein Cas5b — translation MNSDKILIFDVGSEYGHFRKYNTTTSPLTYSFPPRPAVIGLIGSILGIEREVAPGVYEHPDRILPELFSKKKLQVAVQIMNPVKKANIAFNLLDTEKTAASFFNIKQRTQIEFELLKNPLFRIFLCFENQKMATDLSNRLKANQSFFTPYLGLSQFTATTQFVDLVKMSEVIQEGFIDVISAINTKKTEYEFDFDYSENFKYTSDTMPIELSKDRIVQEYAEVIVESTGKPVRVKSSHVHHAEGHGNIIFL, via the coding sequence ATGAACTCTGACAAAATACTCATCTTCGACGTAGGAAGTGAGTATGGGCATTTCAGAAAGTACAATACGACAACTTCTCCTTTGACCTACTCCTTTCCCCCCCGCCCTGCGGTTATCGGGCTTATTGGCTCCATTCTAGGGATTGAAAGAGAAGTAGCTCCGGGGGTTTATGAGCATCCCGACCGAATTCTTCCCGAGCTTTTCAGTAAAAAGAAGTTACAAGTAGCCGTCCAAATAATGAATCCCGTAAAAAAGGCAAATATTGCTTTTAATTTATTGGATACCGAAAAAACGGCTGCCAGCTTCTTTAACATCAAACAGAGAACACAAATTGAGTTTGAGCTGCTCAAGAATCCCTTATTCCGAATATTTCTTTGTTTTGAAAATCAAAAAATGGCAACCGACCTTAGTAATCGACTGAAAGCAAACCAATCTTTCTTTACGCCCTATTTAGGTTTAAGTCAATTTACTGCAACTACGCAATTTGTTGACTTAGTGAAGATGTCGGAAGTAATTCAAGAAGGTTTTATAGACGTTATTTCCGCGATCAATACGAAAAAAACCGAGTACGAGTTTGACTTTGATTATTCTGAGAACTTTAAGTATACCTCTGATACTATGCCCATTGAACTTTCAAAAGACCGGATTGTACAGGAGTATGCAGAAGTGATTGTCGAAAGCACTGGAAAGCCAGTTCGGGTTAAATCATCTCATGTACATCATGCAGAAGGACACGGAAATATCATCTTTTTATGA
- the cas7b gene encoding type I-B CRISPR-associated protein Cas7/Csh2 — translation MSNIISNRSEILFLYETENANPNGDPLNENRPRFDSEDSTALVSDVRLKRTIRDYLFNYKGYNGKEDKDIFVRETTYEEGDKTYISDGKRRAKDFGEDRDRVIANCIDIRLFGGVIPLKRASITLVGPVQFQMGRSLNQVDIVTEQGTGAFASGDKKSQATFRTEYKIPYGLIGFNGIINEKAAQYSKMTEADKQLLLEGIWEGTKNLISRSKFGQNPLLLLVVNYRDSFYTGHLRQRVKLTSDKSGLAIRSTNDYSLDLTDLWGTLKQNADKIASIEVKFDNRLNFTNKEKVANGRLDPNEL, via the coding sequence ATGTCAAACATAATCTCAAACCGCAGCGAAATCCTTTTTCTTTACGAAACAGAAAATGCTAATCCTAACGGCGACCCATTAAATGAAAATCGTCCAAGATTTGATTCCGAAGACAGTACCGCTCTTGTTTCTGATGTGCGTCTGAAAAGAACGATTCGGGACTATCTCTTTAATTATAAAGGGTATAATGGAAAGGAGGATAAAGATATTTTTGTAAGGGAGACAACCTATGAGGAAGGCGACAAGACCTATATATCGGATGGGAAAAGAAGAGCAAAAGATTTTGGGGAAGATAGGGATAGGGTAATTGCTAACTGTATTGACATCAGGCTATTTGGAGGCGTAATCCCCTTGAAAAGAGCATCCATAACGCTTGTTGGACCTGTCCAATTTCAAATGGGACGAAGTCTAAATCAAGTAGATATAGTCACCGAACAAGGAACAGGTGCTTTCGCCTCTGGTGACAAAAAATCGCAAGCCACTTTCCGAACAGAATACAAAATACCCTACGGTCTTATTGGATTTAACGGTATTATCAACGAAAAAGCGGCCCAGTACTCGAAAATGACCGAAGCGGACAAACAACTTCTTTTAGAAGGCATTTGGGAGGGAACAAAGAATTTGATTTCACGGTCGAAATTTGGCCAAAACCCGCTTTTATTGCTTGTTGTCAACTACAGGGACTCTTTTTATACAGGGCACCTAAGACAAAGAGTTAAGTTGACTTCCGATAAGAGTGGTTTAGCGATTCGCAGTACGAATGATTATTCTCTGGACTTAACTGACTTGTGGGGAACGTTAAAGCAAAATGCGGATAAAATTGCATCCATCGAAGTCAAATTCGATAATCGCTTGAATTTCACCAACAAAGAAAAAGTTGCAAACGGAAGACTAGACCCTAATGAACTCTGA
- a CDS encoding helix-turn-helix transcriptional regulator — protein sequence MAQNKNALIRYKTIDKCLQNRYRKWTLENLIEACSEALYEYEGRDVNVSKRSIQLDIQMMRSDKLGYNAPIVVYGKKYYRYDDESYSITNIPLTQNDMDILSETVQMLKQFKDFSLFSELIGIIQRLEDKVYSEKNHRDSIIHLDKNEDLKGLEHLDVLYQAILKKLCLKIHYQSFKAKSPSYITLHPYILKEFNNRWFVVGRKNRKGQILTLALDRISSIQWNLDVPYEKVDFDGDKFYENTIGVTVLNDHHLREIHLKLDRHNAPYVLTKPLHHSQQVIENLEDGGVIISVKVHLNFEFDRLLLGFGDSIEVLKPEPLRNRLKKILNNAAGKYEKNITECP from the coding sequence ATGGCTCAAAACAAGAATGCGTTAATCCGATACAAAACAATAGACAAATGCCTTCAGAACAGGTATAGAAAATGGACGCTCGAAAACCTGATAGAGGCTTGTTCGGAGGCTTTATATGAATATGAGGGCAGAGATGTCAACGTAAGCAAAAGAAGCATTCAACTGGATATCCAAATGATGAGAAGCGACAAATTGGGTTACAATGCCCCTATTGTTGTTTACGGTAAAAAATATTATCGGTACGATGATGAAAGCTACTCGATAACCAACATTCCGCTCACCCAGAATGACATGGATATTCTGTCGGAGACAGTCCAGATGCTCAAGCAATTCAAAGATTTTTCTTTGTTTTCGGAACTTATAGGGATTATCCAACGGCTGGAAGACAAGGTCTACTCAGAAAAAAACCACAGAGACTCCATTATCCACCTCGACAAGAATGAAGATTTGAAGGGTCTTGAACATTTGGACGTGCTGTATCAGGCCATATTAAAGAAACTCTGCCTCAAGATTCACTACCAATCGTTTAAGGCCAAATCTCCATCCTACATCACCTTACATCCCTATATACTCAAGGAATTCAACAACAGGTGGTTTGTAGTTGGGAGAAAAAACAGAAAAGGACAAATACTCACCTTGGCATTGGACAGAATTTCAAGCATTCAGTGGAACCTTGACGTTCCGTATGAAAAGGTTGATTTCGACGGAGACAAATTCTACGAAAACACCATTGGGGTTACGGTACTCAATGACCATCACCTTAGGGAGATACATTTAAAACTGGATCGGCACAATGCTCCCTATGTACTCACCAAGCCATTGCACCATTCGCAACAAGTGATCGAAAACTTGGAAGATGGCGGCGTGATAATTTCGGTTAAGGTTCACTTGAATTTTGAATTTGATCGGCTGCTCCTTGGCTTCGGGGACTCAATTGAGGTTTTGAAACCTGAGCCCCTGAGAAACAGATTAAAAAAGATACTGAACAATGCCGCAGGCAAATACGAGAAGAATATAACCGAATGCCCTTAA
- a CDS encoding helix-turn-helix transcriptional regulator, with amino-acid sequence MKETNSNQRVLEILRMLIEQPGRYTKNELAKIYGRNPDTIKRDFEDLRNAGFHLKHDSNYRYFLIPEKTTAKVNELSVLTGAEFKKVREALGIALSESEASKIIDKIQNFNTIPRLGNTIFNKPYLHKVQLLSTAMEMQRIVILHDYKSTNSNRHRDRAVEPFHLATENDMLHAYDLGRDQIRHFRLGRIGRIEITEEPAIHQSKHHVVATDIFNIAEDRQESVHIRLHLGGYNELLERYPLSRAYLYPAANEDNIYELVCKVNYQFYGLQNFLLGNSHFVQEILGPERLRKQLREYVRKIKIF; translated from the coding sequence TTGAAAGAAACCAACTCGAATCAACGTGTCCTTGAAATTCTGAGAATGCTTATTGAGCAACCCGGACGCTATACAAAAAATGAACTCGCCAAAATCTATGGAAGAAATCCGGACACCATCAAAAGGGATTTTGAGGACTTGAGAAACGCAGGATTCCATTTAAAGCACGACAGCAACTACCGCTACTTCCTAATACCCGAAAAAACAACCGCCAAAGTAAATGAACTGTCCGTCTTGACAGGAGCCGAATTTAAAAAAGTCCGGGAGGCGTTGGGCATTGCGTTATCGGAATCAGAGGCCTCAAAAATCATAGACAAAATCCAAAACTTCAACACTATCCCCCGTCTGGGAAATACGATCTTCAACAAACCGTACTTGCATAAAGTACAGCTGCTCAGTACGGCAATGGAAATGCAACGAATTGTTATCCTGCACGACTATAAGTCCACAAACAGCAATCGGCACAGGGACAGGGCAGTAGAACCTTTTCATTTGGCGACTGAAAATGATATGCTTCATGCATACGATCTGGGGCGGGACCAAATTCGCCATTTCAGGTTGGGGCGGATCGGCCGGATAGAAATAACCGAAGAGCCAGCCATTCACCAAAGTAAGCACCACGTGGTGGCTACAGACATTTTCAATATAGCCGAGGACAGGCAAGAGTCTGTTCATATTAGATTGCATTTGGGAGGCTATAACGAGTTATTGGAGCGGTATCCGCTGTCCAGAGCCTATTTATACCCCGCAGCAAACGAGGACAATATTTATGAATTGGTATGTAAGGTCAACTATCAGTTTTATGGGCTCCAAAACTTCTTGTTAGGGAACAGTCATTTTGTGCAAGAAATTCTTGGACCAGAGCGACTTCGGAAACAATTACGAGAATATGTAAGGAAGATTAAAATATTTTAG
- a CDS encoding TIGR02556 family CRISPR-associated protein yields the protein MQDQAIVEIGKLKLRGMGNKKPYEFFIENMFPKKENYDMLVLRFKVMNTENVLSIVYDSIDIEKASEKNYLKYAYRKGSSRGGDITFTTKTGDVHKKFKTLLEQQLPKIAAANSGDSFYFELLLNFLKDESNFKKVVAELSNVYASLPKDQQNASGFTFCFTINGEDKYLSDFEIIQEILNGSGTIEKSKKYDVISEGHEQLCSICFEQKPIVHGFASPFKYATVDKPGMVSGFFNQATNWKNYPICTDCSLEFELGKNYVYNKLSKYFYGKSYFAIPKTLLKKDNNNLERALRLIENLYDSDISQEKTRKDEDRIWKLIGNENDFFNLNLLFHERDSKTDAIKIKLLLEEIVPSRFRLLFIDTPKQINGHELYKKATFIKKEPADLTFHFGLLKDFFKDDFYGIVQRVFMLEKMDTEILYGRFMQLLRSNRNKSKTSDTYINLKLDILKAHMVMSYLQALSILDYNQNYPFMEKTIEAKAEKGKSFDMYKLQAFVKDNPGFLDTDYKVGIFSVGILVRLLMNIQQAELGNTPFENKLKGYNINHESLKSIYKEALLKLNQYKGFYAYNDFKDFVAQYFVLNAHALPKMSNNEISFYFIAGVQFGSQFRTDKEEKTQTINE from the coding sequence ATGCAAGATCAAGCCATCGTCGAAATTGGAAAGTTGAAACTCAGGGGAATGGGCAATAAAAAGCCTTACGAGTTTTTTATCGAAAATATGTTCCCCAAAAAGGAAAATTACGACATGCTCGTTCTTCGGTTTAAGGTAATGAATACCGAAAACGTGTTATCTATTGTATACGATTCAATAGATATTGAGAAGGCAAGCGAAAAAAATTACTTGAAGTACGCCTATCGTAAAGGTTCCTCCCGTGGGGGTGATATTACGTTTACTACCAAAACCGGAGATGTCCATAAGAAATTCAAAACCTTGCTGGAGCAACAACTACCCAAAATTGCGGCAGCGAATAGTGGCGATAGTTTTTACTTTGAATTGTTGTTAAACTTTTTAAAAGATGAATCAAACTTTAAGAAGGTAGTTGCCGAGCTTTCTAATGTGTATGCTTCTTTACCCAAAGATCAACAAAACGCTTCAGGATTTACTTTTTGTTTCACTATTAATGGTGAAGATAAATACCTTTCTGATTTTGAAATTATTCAAGAAATATTGAATGGAAGTGGCACAATTGAAAAATCGAAAAAATACGATGTCATTTCAGAAGGCCATGAGCAGCTATGTAGCATTTGCTTCGAGCAAAAACCCATTGTTCATGGCTTTGCTTCCCCCTTTAAATACGCTACGGTAGATAAACCTGGGATGGTAAGTGGTTTTTTCAACCAAGCAACTAACTGGAAGAATTACCCGATTTGCACCGATTGCAGCCTCGAATTTGAGTTAGGGAAAAACTACGTTTACAATAAGTTAAGTAAGTATTTCTACGGTAAATCATACTTTGCTATCCCCAAAACACTTTTGAAAAAGGATAACAACAATTTGGAAAGAGCTTTGCGGCTAATTGAAAACCTGTATGATTCCGATATTTCTCAGGAAAAAACCAGAAAAGATGAAGATAGAATATGGAAGTTGATAGGGAACGAAAATGATTTTTTCAATTTGAATCTACTATTTCATGAAAGGGATTCTAAAACTGATGCTATAAAAATTAAACTTCTTCTGGAGGAAATCGTACCCTCACGATTTAGGCTGCTTTTTATTGACACACCAAAGCAAATTAACGGGCATGAATTATATAAAAAAGCCACTTTTATAAAAAAAGAACCCGCTGATTTAACCTTTCATTTTGGCCTACTGAAAGACTTTTTCAAAGACGATTTTTACGGAATCGTGCAAAGGGTTTTTATGCTTGAAAAAATGGATACAGAAATCCTTTATGGTCGCTTTATGCAACTTCTGCGAAGTAATCGTAACAAGTCCAAAACATCCGACACTTACATAAACCTCAAATTAGATATTCTAAAGGCTCATATGGTGATGAGCTATTTACAAGCACTCTCAATCCTTGATTACAATCAAAACTATCCATTTATGGAAAAAACTATTGAAGCAAAAGCAGAGAAGGGAAAATCCTTTGACATGTACAAACTACAAGCCTTTGTTAAAGACAATCCGGGCTTTTTGGATACCGATTACAAAGTCGGCATCTTCTCGGTCGGCATTCTCGTCCGGCTTTTAATGAATATTCAACAGGCTGAACTTGGAAATACACCTTTTGAAAATAAGCTAAAAGGCTACAACATTAATCATGAATCGTTAAAAAGCATTTATAAAGAAGCTCTATTGAAACTGAATCAGTACAAAGGTTTTTACGCCTATAATGATTTCAAAGACTTTGTCGCCCAATACTTTGTACTAAATGCTCACGCACTACCAAAAATGTCCAATAATGAAATCTCCTTTTATTTCATTGCCGGCGTCCAGTTTGGAAGCCAATTCAGGACCGATAAAGAAGAAAAAACTCAAACCATAAACGAATAA